The nucleotide window TGGTGAATCCAACGCCTTCTTCATGCATTGAAAAACGATGATGACAAGTTTTTGATTCGCTCATATTCCAGCCTCCCACGAAATAGTCCCTTACTATATTATATATCAAATTATCTAAATATTCAGTGATAAAACTCATAAAGAAAAGGAAAGCAAAATAATTGCTCTCCTTACTTAATTACCATTCCATCAAATTTTTAAACCACTATTGGAATTAGTAATAGCGTGTGTGATTTTTTTCTCAAGTTGCTCCAATACATCAGGCGCATCAGCATCGATTTCATGAAAGGGACCTGAATACTCCTGAAGTGCATGTCCATAACGTGGGTCATAATAATGAATTAACAGGATTTCAATCAGATCCAGATAATTTTTTTCTTTCAAGGCAACTTGAAGTGATGTTGCCGCATCCTGGGAAATCCGCCTAAGAAGCTTGGTGACTTTTTCTTTTACTTCTTCTTCAAACCAGGCTTCTTCTTTAAAAGGATGTACATACTCATCATATATACGCTGAACCCTCTTGGGAATTGAACTTTTGACAAGGAAATGAATCCCCTCGGACTTTTTGGCAATCATTTCATCAGGTTGGGCAGCCCGTCCAATTCTCTTGCTTTCTGCCTCAATGATAAAGTAATTCGCTCCTTTTATTTCATTCAGTCGATCAAATAGCAGTGCATCGAAGGTTTTTTGGTTGTGGGCTTCACCCATCCCAATCATTCCAAAAATCGATCCCCTATGGTTGGCCATTTGTTCAAGATCGACAACAGGATAGCCTTTTTCCTGCAAAGCTTTCAAAAGATCTGTCTTTCCTGTCCCTGTCATCCCGTGCAAAACAACTGCCTTTTGAGGTAATATTTCGGGGATTCTTTCCAAAATATACTCCCGGTAGGCGCGATATCCGCCCTCAAGCCGATAGGATGGTATTCCTGCATATTCGAGGAACGAAGCAACGGACCGGCTTCTCATCCCGCCTCTCCAGCAATGAATGATAGGCTCAGCACCGGTCTTTTTCAGTTCTTTTATTTCACCAAGAAGACGTGGCAGCTTCGGGGATACAATTTCCATCGCCCGCCATTTAGCTGCTTCCTCTCCTGATTTTTTGTATAGAGTGCCAATTTCCTGTCTTTCGTCATCGGTAAACAACGGTATATTCACAGAACCGGGTATCGCTGATTCCTTATGCTCAATTGGCGCTCTAACATCAACAGGGATATATTTACTTGAGCTGATTAATTCTTGTACAGATATGTCTTTCATTTTTCCAATTGACCTCCATGGTCCATAAAGTAAAACTGCTTCTATTATTTGAAAAATAGTTCTAGTTTTACTCTTAAATCTTTTTTAATAAACTCCATCGTATCATATTTTGGGAAAGAAAAAAACCGCAGTGCGTCTGCGGTCAACACGAAAACTCAATTCCAACGAGTTTGCTGAGGGCCTTGCAAAATTCCACCCATTCCCTTGGAAAAGCTTCAAGGCCTTTACTTTCATAGGTCTTTCCTTTTGTATTAAGAGTAACTGACCAGCTGGTACCATCGACGACAATTCCCTCTGTGTGGTAATCATCCTGCCAATCCCACAACTTAAACGAATACAGCAGTTTTTTGAATTCTAGCAAACTGCCATAGTTTCCCGTCCTTAGGGGCCCAGGCGCTTTTGAATCAAGATGCCATTCAAAATACGTGAAGATATTTCTTTTAAAATTTATTCTTACTCTCATCTCAGGCCCAGGATAACCATGCAGTACTACGGTCAGCAGCATTGGTTCTTTGTCAGGCCTGATGGATACAGTGTCGTCATTTAGAACGAACCATTCAGTATTCCTGCTGATCAATGTTTTAATATAAGAAGGTTCAAGAATCGGATTTCTGTCGCGGGGCAGGTTTGGTGCCTGCTCATTCATTTCCTCACATATGACTGGGATCGTTGCGTTTCCCTTTTCCTGGAGTATTGTGAGAATCGCCTCGTATATTTTCATATCGGTCAACTTCCTTTGTAATAACTAAATATTTCGTCTTTTATCTTCCCATGTGTGCAACACTACTTTAAATAAAGTATATATAAATATAATGATAAAGTACTGTAACAAATCGCACGTTTTTGTAAAAAATAACGATGGTCAGCCGTGACAAAAATAGTCATATTATTACCATGCTCGACTTATCTTGGTAGTTTATTGTCAAATCCTGCGCTTTCCCGAGAAATAATTTTCAGAATAAATTGAAAACACCGGCAATTTATATATTTTTCGGTGCGATTTCATCTATTAATGACTGTAATCCTAACTTCTCAAACTGATTGGAATGAGAAGGGTGAGTTTAAAAGGAAACGAAAACTGGTATTAAAGAGAGGAAGAAGTACTTCAGAGGTGAGATAGAATGATTGATTCAATTGCAAAGCAATTTGAGAAGCCTAAAGGAGTCCTTGGAAAACTCGCAGGGACTGTCATGTATTTTGAAAACAGAAAAATAAATAAGTGGAGTATCAGGAAGCTTCATGTCGAAAAAAATGACCGTATTCTCGAGATTGGATACGGACCTGGATATGGAATTAAGACATTGATGTCAAGCTACGGATCCATTTTAGTGGATGGAATTGACTTATCGGATAAGATGAGGGATGAAGCCACAAGGAGAAATAAAGCATGGATTGAAACTGGTAAAGTCCACCTTACCACCGGTGATGTAGCCGATTACCAACCGGATCATTGTTACAGTAAAATAATCTCTGTCAATAACTATCCCCTGTGGGAAAAACCGTTAATTTCGTTGAAGAGATTATATAAATTACTCGAAAGCCGAGGAAGGATCGTCCTCACTGTCCAGCCGCGTGAAGAAGGATCCACCGACGATACAGCAAAACAACTAGGTGAACAAATGAAAGAAGATTTACTTAGCACTGGTTTCGCAAATCCGGAAATCTCTTTTTTAAAAGTGAGACCTGTGTTGACAGTATGCGTCACGGCAGAAAAAAAGTAACCGCTGCTCTAAAATCAAGCAGCGGTTTTTTCTGTCAATCAATGCCGAATTTGCTTTCTATTTTTCATTCCTTGGTACGCTTTGGGTAGCATTACAGACATCCACTTGAAATCAAACACTAATTTTTTCAGCAGAAAGAACTAAATTCCTAATTTTTTCCAAATCATTTTGTTCAAATAAATCAATGATCTTACTGCCTACAATCACGCCATCACAGTGCCTGCAAACTTCCTCGACTTGTTCTTCAGTTGAGACACCGAATCCGGCTAAAACTGGGACGGGGCTCTCACTTTTAACAAAGGACAAGAATTCAGCAAGATCTTCACTGAACTTGTTTCGTGACCCTGTGATTCCAGTAACTGTTACAGCATAGATGAACCCTGCCGCACTTTCAGCAATCTTCTTTATTCTTTCCTTTGGCGTCGTTAAAGTGACCAGCCTGATCAGGGATATATCATTCTGTTTAAAAGGGGCAAGGACCAACTCTTCTTCCTCAAGCGGGAGATCCGGAATGATGCAGCCAGAAATCCCGGCATTTGCAGCATCAACCGCAAAAGCTTCGATTCCGTACGCTACTACTGGATTTGCATAGGTCATTAATATCAATGGTATTTTGATCTCCGTTTTATATGATTTAATATCTTTCAGCACCTTTTTAACAGTGATACCCCGAGCAAGCGCCCGGATGCCAGCTTTTTGTATGGTTGGACCATCAGCAACGGGATCGGAAAATGGAATGCCGATTTCAATCGCGTCTGCTCCGGAGTCCTGAAGGAAGAGCAATCTCTCCTTGAGTGCTTCCAATCCTCCGTCTCCTGCCATTATATAAGGTACGAAAACCTTTTTTCTTTTTTCAGTCAGGGCTTTTTCGATCCTTTCCATTACTCCATTCCTCCCATTAGATCTTTAATCGTCTGTACATCTTTATCACCACGTCCAGATAAGCAAACAACGATGTTTTCATCTTTGCTCATTCCGGCAGCGAGCTTGACCGCATACGCGATCGCATGCGCGCTTTCAAGTGCCGGGATAATGCCTTCAAGCTTTGACAGAAGCTGGAAGGCTTCCAGCGCTTCTTCGTCTGTAACGGATTCGTAATTGACTCTGTTGATATCATGAAGATGACTATGCTCCGGTCCAATACCAGGATAATCCAGGCCAGCTGAGATCGAGTGAGCCTCTTGTATCTGCCCGTCATCATCCTGAAGAAGGTACATCATTGCACCATGCAGGACTCCTGGCTTCCCTTTTGTTAATGATGCTGCATGCTTGTCAGTTGCCAACCCCATTCCTGCCGCTTCAACCCCGTAGATCGATACGCTTTCATCTTCAATGAACGGATAAAACAGGCCAATTGAGTTGCTGCCTCCGCCAATGCAGGCAACAAGGGCATCAGGCAGCTTACCTTCTTTTTCGACAAACTGCTGCTTCGTTTCCCTGCCGATCACACTTTGAAAATCGCGGACCATTTTAGGAAACGGATGTGGCCCCATCACGGATCCCAGAATATAATGGGTGTCTCTGACGTTTGTCACCCAGTATCTCAGTGCTTCATTGACTGCATCCTTCAGCGTTCCGCTCCCGGCATCGACACTGACCACTTTTGCCCCAAGCAGTTCCATTCTGAAGACATTTAATTGCTGGCGCCTGATATCCTCTTTTCCCATGAAGATGACACATTCCAGATTCAGCAAGGCACAGACTGTGGCTGTGGCAACCCCGTGCTGTCCTGCTCCGGTCTCGGCGACGATCTTTCGCTTGCCCATCCTGACCGCAAGCAGGGCCTGACCGACTGTATTGTTTATTTTGTGGGCTCCTGTATGATTCAGGTCCTCACGCTTTAGATGAATTTTGGCCCCGCCGGCATGCTCGGTGAGATTGCCTGCCAGGTATAAGGGTGTTTCCCTCCCTACATAATCCTTCATTAACTTTTGCAGTTCTTCTTGAAAATCCTTATCCACCAATGCACGGTTATATTCTTTCTCCAATTCCAGTACAGCCTCCATCAGTGTTTCTGGAACGAACCTTCCGCCATAATTCCCAAAATGTCCTTTTTCATCCGGCAAATTATAAGTATTAGTTGACATACTTCTCTTCCTCCCCCGCATTTTTTGCGTTATTTATAAATTCTTGTATCTTTGCAAAGTCCTTTTCCCCGTTTGTTTCAACACCGCTGCTGACATCAACCATCATGGGATTGACCTTTGAGATCGCTTTGCTGATATTCCCAGGGTCCAATCCACCCGCTAAAATTATATTCTTCATTGACTTGCCGATTGCTTTAACCAGATTCCACTCAAAACTCGAGCCGTTTCCTCCTCGATATTCCGTTGGAGGACTGTCAAGAAGGATATAGTCAGCTTCGAGTGCATCAATTCTCTCAAGGTCTTCCAATGATTTAACGGAGACAGCCTTAATTATTGGCAGCCCAATTGACTGATAGTCAGCTGGAACTTCATCTCCGTGAAGCTGTATATGGGTGAGTCCTACAAACTCAGCAATTCGCTCTATTTCTCCAGCATCCTCGTTGACAAATACTCCTACCTTCCAGACATGTTCCGGTATAGTTTCAATAATCTTTTTTGCCTCTAAAGCCGTAGTTTGTCTTTTGCTCCTTGCAAAAACAAAACCAAGAGCGTCAGTTCCGCATTCAACCGCGTGCAGTGCTGCTTCCACCGTTCTTATTCCGCATATCTTAACTTTCATGATAATTCCTCACGACTGGAACAGTGAATTTAGTGAAGGTTTCCTTAAGATCGGCTGAAGTCATGAATGTCTCCCCAACGAGTACTCCGTTTGCACCAGCCGCTGCTGCACGGACGATATCGCCCCTAGTTTTCATGCCGCTTTCACTGATCAGCAATGCTCCTGCTTTTTTAACAAGCGGTCCAAGCTTCTCGGTATTTTCATGATAGACCTCGAATGTTTTTAAATCACGATTGTTGATTCCGATGACTTGAGCTTTTATATTAATAGCCTTTTCCAGGTCTTTTTCGTCATGGATCTCAACAAGGCACTCCAATCCTTGTTCAGAGGCATATTTGTATAGCTCTGTAAGCTCTTCAAGGGATAATGCTGAGGCGATAAGCAAAATGACATCTGCTCCTGCGAAACGGGCCAGATCTATTTGAATTTTATCAACGATAAAATCTTTACAAAGAATTGGCAGGTCCACTGCTTCCCTTACTTTTCTCAAGTCGCTGAAAGATCCCTTAAAACCTTTTTCATCTGTTAACACCGATATAGCAGATGCACCAGCCCGGGCATAAAGTTTAGCTTGCCGGGCAGGATCCAATGAAAGATTGATGTCTCCTTTGGAGGGTGACGCTCTCTTAAATTCAGAAATAATGGCAATATTTTTGGCTTCCCTTAAAACCTTGATTAAGGACCTAGGCGGCAATGATGATTCCTTAATATCCATTTCAGCGTTCTTCAACTCTTCTACTTCCACTCTTTTTCGTTCTATGATTGAATCAAGTATTGTTCCCATCTCAACCTACCGCCTTTTTGTTTCGATTGCTGATGCTGATTAAATTCTCCAGTTTGGCCAGTGCCTTGCCTGAATCGATGCTTTCAGCCGCAAGGTTCACTCCGTCCAGTATCGTTTCCGCCTTCCCGGCTGTATAAATTCCGAGGCCCGCGTTCAACAGCACGGTATCCCGATGTGCCCCTTCTTTACTTTTAAGAACCTGCAGCAGGATTTCCGCATTATCCCGTGCATCACCACCCCTGATCCTGCTGTTATCATATACTGGCAAATTCACTTCTTCAGGCTGGAGTTTGAAACGATCGATTTCTCCTTCTGAAACGATGACCAATTCGTTTTCACCAGCAAGAGATGCTTCATCCATTCCTCCAGCTCCATTAATGACAATGGCCCGTTTCCTGTTGAGATTAGATAGCACATGGGCAAACTTATCGAGCATATCCCTGCGATAAATTCCAAGCAGTTGGTAATCAAGATGTACTGGATTCGTCAATGGCCCAATTAAATTAAAGATCGTCGGGATTTTCAGATCCCTTCTTACCTTCATGATTTGTTTCAATTTTGGATGGACGTGTGGTGCAAAAAGGAAGGCAATTCCATTCTGTTCAAGGATTTCTTCTGTTGCTTCTGGAGAGAAGTCAAGGCTGACACCAAGAGCCTCCAACACATCTGCGCTTCCAGTCTTGCTCGAAACGCTTCTGTTCCCATGCTTTGCTACTGTTATTCCAGCTCCGGCAATAACGAATGCCGAAGTAGTGCTGATGTTGAAGCTTTTGGATCCATCCCCTCCTGTTCCGCAATTATCAAGAACATTCGGTATTTTCTTTGTAAAATTCAGGGCATGAGTCCTGATTGCTTTAACTAATCCCGAAACCTCCTCTGCTGTTTCACCTTTGGATTTAAGGCCGGTTAAAAAAGAAGCAATCTCAGAGTCAGTCGTGTCCTGTGTGAAAATTCCCCGGACAGCTTCCTCCATTTCATGTTCCAAAAGCGATTTTCCTTCGACCAGCTTTTCAAGATAATGTTTCATAAGTTAAAATCTCCTTTCTGATTTCGCTAAGAAAATTGGCTAAAATCTGCATTCCACTCTTTGTTCCGATTGATTCTGGATGGAATTGAAGTCCGTATAAATGATAATCTTTATGCTTGATTGCCATGATTTCATCGTCATCAGCTGCTTGGGCAAGCACCTCAAAAACCTGATTCAGGGTCAGGGGATCGATCACTAAAGAGTGATATCTCATTACGTCTGGATGCTCCTCCAGATCCTTCATGAGTGAAGTTCCGTTATGGCGGAGCGTGGATTCCTTTCCATGTCTGATTTTTTTCGCCTTGATTATTGAACTGCCAAATGCATGTGCGATTGCCTGATGGCCAAGACATATTCCCAGGATCGGGATGTCTGACGCCAGTTGTTTAACAGCTTCAACGCAAATCCCTGCTTGTTCCGGCCTGCCCGGGCCAGGAGATAGGACGATGGCTTCCGGTTCCATTCGTGCGATTTCCTGAACCGTAATTTTATCGTTCCGGACCGTTCTCACTTCAGCCCCAAGTTCACTGAGATACTGGTAAAGGTTATAGGTAAATGAATCGTAATTATCAATCAGTAGTATCATTGGCCGCCTCCATCAACGCTTTTAATTTATGGTTCGTTTCATCGAACTCTTTTGCTGGATCAGAATCATATACAATTCCAGCACCCGCCTGAAGATAACCTTTGCCATCCTTGATAACCAATGTTCTGATTGCGAGCGCAAAATCCATGCTTCCACAAGCAGAGAAGTAACCGACTGCACCGGAATAAACGCCTCTTTTTTCAGCCTCAAGATCGTTGATGATTTGCATCGCCCGAATTTTCGGAGCTCCTGACACTGTTCCTGCAGGCAGGCATGCCGCCAATCCGTCAATCGGGTGTGCACCTGCCAAGAGTCTCCCGCTCACCTCTGATACTAGATGCATAACAAACTGGTACCTCTCAACAGCCAGGAATTTATCAATTTTGACACTGCCGATTTCACATATCTTGCCTAAATCATTCCTCGAAAGATCGACGAGCATTTTGTGTTCTGCTAATTCCTTTTCATCCTGTTTCAATTCCAATTCAAGTTTTACATCTTCATCAGCGGAAATTCCCCTCGGCCTGGTTCCCGCAATTGGGTTGGTAACCATCGTTCCATCCCGGTATTTCACCAGGCTTTCGGGTGATGTACCAGCTACAATATAGTTTTCAAAGTCAATGAAGTACATATAAGGGGAGGGATTATCAATCCGCAGTTTTCTGTAAAATGAAAATGGATCTCCTTTTGCGGTTGCCGTAAGCCTTCTTGATAACACAACCTGAAAAATCTCTCCTTCTTCAATCAAAATCTTTGCTTTCCTGACTGATTCTTCAAATTCCTCTCTTTCTTGCGATGATTTAAACTCTGATAGTGAAAATGGATTGACAGGCTGTTTTGTAACTGGCGAATCAAGTTCCTTTTTACGACTCTTTATTTTTTCAGAAAGATCCTCATTGCTATATCCCGGAAAGGGAATGCCGATCAGGTTGATTTTTTGTTTAAGGTGATCAAATACGATGACTTCATTGAAGAACATTAAGTGCGCTTCTGGCATTGCGAGAGGGTCTTCCTTAAGAGGACCAATTTCTTCAAACTCGCGAATGAAATCATAGCTTACAAAACCGACTCCGCCCCCTATGAAAGGAATATCATGTTCAGGTTTTATTTGAGGAAGCAACTCTTTCAGCACCTTCGAAAATGAACCTGCTGCTTGCTCCATGCACCCCTCTCTCACCAAATAGGTCTCGCCCTTTTCATTTAAAAGTTCATAAACGGGATCACAGCCAATAAAAGAAAAACGGCCGGAATCATGATGTTTATGGGAACTTTCGAGAAGGAATTTTTTCGTACCGGAAATCATTTGATACACGGATATAGGGGTTAATGTATCTCCCTCAATTTCCTCAATATAAACATCAGGTGTGTCTACTTTCATATAAACCCTCCTTAGAAAATAAAAAAGTCCCCTATACATGCACAGAAATTGTGCTGTATAGAGGACGATTATGATTGGACCGCGGTGCCACCTCTGGTTGGAACTCAAAAGTTCCCTCTCTTCAGGTACAGGAAACCTAAAAACGATTTCGGTATACCCTATCCCTTTAACGGAGGATTCCGGGCAGCCCTACTGTCATTTCAGGCCGCCTCTCACAAGGCCATTCAACAGGCATTTACGTACCGGTTCGCACCATACCCGGCTCTCTGAAACGAAAATATCCTGTTTACTCTTCTTGATCAACGAGTTAACATAATAATTTTATTATTTATTTCACTACTGGTTCCCTTTTTAGGCAAATAAAAAAGGGCCCTCTCCTTATATGAAAATAAGGACGAGAGACCCGTGGTGCCACCTTAATTAGCTGTAAAAACAGCTCACTTTAAAGCATCAAGCATCATTTGCTTAATACCTGCCTTTTGTAACGATAAGGCCTGTTCGCCAAAGCCTACTGCCTGATGGGTTCGGTTTGGAAGCTCGGAAGTCCATTCGCTGCAACAGTTACACTGATTCTCACCAACCATCAGCTCTCTTGAGTACCCGTTTCAGTTACTACTCTTCGTCAACACTTTGCGTTATATTGTTTAAAATAATAAGCGCATTAAATATAAAAGTCAATAAAAAAATGTAAAATTTTAATTTTTCTGGATTAAAAGTTTATTTAGTTCTTCTTTCCAGGCCTCTGCCAGTCCTTCCGTACCTATGAGTGATTCAATTGCTTTCATATCATTCCTGCGATGAAAAAGAATCTCATTGGCCATCAGAATGGAAAAATCCTCTTGTTTCCGCTCCAGTAAAACGATTTCAGCATCTTCATTGACGATACCTTCCTCCAGCACCCTGAAAAAATAACCTGTATAACCAGTCTGGACTACTCTTTTCAATAACAGATCAAGATCATTATTTTTGGAAATTTTTGAACATGGGATTCTGCCCTGCGTCACCTGTATTTTCGTTTCCCCCAATCGGTAGATATCTCCTATGTATACCATATCCTCATTCATTCCTAATGCGGAAATATTTTCACCAAAAGTGGGTGCTTCTATATTTTTATTGAATTCATCTGACCATTTTTGATAATGTTCGAAAGGGTAAAAGCATACCGCTCTGTCAGGCCCACCATGATACTCTGTTGCAGCTACACCATCACCCTCGAACGAATTCTTTGTAAGATAGGCTTGTTTCACACTCTTTTTCGAGATTGCAGATTGTTCTTCCCTTCCCTTCCAGTTCTTCAGTTCTGGCTTCCCTACATTTAAATACAGGATCTTCGCCATGTTCCTCCACCCTTCCGGACTTTTCCAACTATTTTATCCTTTCCACAAAAAAAATACCATATAGATTTATAATTCAGCCATAAAATCAAATGTACGGACATTACCATAAAAAGACACCATTTTTTCAACCGTTTTCGACCACACTAGAAATAGTATGAATTAAAGGCAGGTTTCGAAAATGAATCATATTGAGAACTTGTTTCCAAAATCCGGGAGTCTTTCGGGTAAGAAAGATAAGGATACCAATGATGATCCTGTCAAAAATCAAAAATGGGCGATCGTATCGATTGCATCCATACCACTTGTGATGACTCTTGGCAATTCAATGCTGATTCCTGTATTGCCTGTTATTGAAAAGCGAATGGGCATTTCTGCATTCCAATCAAGCCTGATCATTACTGTCTATTCAATAGTGGCAATCTTTTTAATCCCAATTGCCGGGTATTTATCTGACCATATCGGCCGAAAAAAAGTCATCATTCCGAGCCTGATCATTACTGGTATCGGGGGAATCATCTCGGGATGGGCCTCATGGCAAATGACCGACGGATATTGGATTGTTTTAATCGGCAGGGCTCTGCAGGGTGTGGGAGCAGCTGGAGCCTTCCCCATCGTATTGCCACTTGTCGGGGATATGTTCAAAAGCGATGATGAAGTCAGTGGTGTGCTTGGGGAAATTGAAACAGCCAATACACTTGGGAAGGTCCTTAGCCCAGTGCTGGGTTCATTCCTGGCAGGTTTCATATGGTTTATTCCTTTTTTCTCAATCCCGGTCTTCTGTGCAATTTCAATTATATTGATGATCTTTCTCGTTAAAAGTCCCAAAAAGAAGAATAAACCATTGCCTTTTAAGGATTTCATCAAAAAAGTAAAACTGATTTTTACTGAGAATGGACGTTGGCTGTATGCCATCTTTTTTATTGGTACAATTGTTATGTTTGTGCTTTTTGGAGTATTGTTTTACCTTTCCGATATCCTTGAGAACAAGTATGGAATAAAGGATCTTAAGAAAGGGCTATTGCTTGCTTTGCCATTAGGGGCACTTTGCCTTTCATCTTTTATTACAGGTAAAATCATTAAGAAAAATATGGTGCTGATGAAATGGATAACTTTTACCAGTTTGTTGATCCTTGGGATCGCAGTTATCCTGCTGAGCTTTTCTAAAGAATTGTGGTTTCTAATATCGATGTTCCTTTTTGCCGGGATTGGAATCGGTGCAAGCCTTCCTCCTCTTGATGCGCTAATCACTGAAAGTATCGAGAAGGAAGAAAGGGGCACGATTACCTCAATTTATAGTTCGATGAGGTTTATTGGCGTCGCAGCAGGACCTCCCATCATCGCTTTGATGATGAAGAATTCGAACAAACTCATTTTCATCACACTTGCATCATTAAGTATAGCAGCAGCTCTTGCCACTTTTCTGGCAATCAAACCGGATAAAAAGGCATAGAGAAACGCATTGACCAGTGTCAATGCGTTTTTTTACAGCCTGGCAGCCTCTTTCAGCAAAAAACTAGTTATTTCCTTGTTAAAATCCTGCCACCTTTTTACAGGAACCTGATGTGAGACCTTTGGGATAATGGCTGTTTCGAAATGTTTAAGCTCTTTCTCATAGGTCCTAAGATGCTGGTTAATTAAATCTTTTGAACCATAGATCAGCAGTAAAGGAACTGACAGCGATTTAAGCCTTTCGACACAAGAATAGTTTAATGACTCGTAATAAAAGTGAAACCAGGTATTCATGTCTGTTTTCAACATATGCTCAATAAGTTCCGACCTGTATTCCGGATCGAAGGTATGGGCAGTTGCAATCGTTTTTGCCAGCGTTTTTGGAGAGTGTTTCACAAAGTACATTCCAAGCAAATGTTCATACCTTAACGCAGGGGACTTTACTTCCGCAAAGCCACCAGACAAAATCAGGCCTTTAGTACGTTCTGGATAAGTCAGCGCGAATTCCTGGGCGATGCTGCCGCCAGAGGAGTATCCGCACAATATTACTTCCTCCAAGCCAATCCAGTCTGCGAGCTTCAGTACTTCTTCCGCGTACTTCTGGATTGTGACTCTTTCCGGCACGGCTGTGGATTCTCCGTGACCGCTTAAGTCAGGGAAGATCAGTCTGAATCGTTCGCTTAATGGCCTCTGATAATGGAATACCTTTCTCCCCATACCCGGCGGATGGAGGAAGATGATTGGGACTCCTTCGCCCGCTTCTTCGTAAAAAATATCACCATAGTCTAATTTGCATACTGGCATCGCCAATTCACTCCTTCATACACGGATTGAGATAACTTTCATAGTATAGCCATTTTGCAAATCTGCTCATGCATAAAGGA belongs to Mesobacillus sp. AQ2 and includes:
- the trpD gene encoding anthranilate phosphoribosyltransferase produces the protein MKHYLEKLVEGKSLLEHEMEEAVRGIFTQDTTDSEIASFLTGLKSKGETAEEVSGLVKAIRTHALNFTKKIPNVLDNCGTGGDGSKSFNISTTSAFVIAGAGITVAKHGNRSVSSKTGSADVLEALGVSLDFSPEATEEILEQNGIAFLFAPHVHPKLKQIMKVRRDLKIPTIFNLIGPLTNPVHLDYQLLGIYRRDMLDKFAHVLSNLNRKRAIVINGAGGMDEASLAGENELVIVSEGEIDRFKLQPEEVNLPVYDNSRIRGGDARDNAEILLQVLKSKEGAHRDTVLLNAGLGIYTAGKAETILDGVNLAAESIDSGKALAKLENLISISNRNKKAVG
- the mnmH gene encoding tRNA 2-selenouridine(34) synthase MnmH encodes the protein MKDISVQELISSSKYIPVDVRAPIEHKESAIPGSVNIPLFTDDERQEIGTLYKKSGEEAAKWRAMEIVSPKLPRLLGEIKELKKTGAEPIIHCWRGGMRSRSVASFLEYAGIPSYRLEGGYRAYREYILERIPEILPQKAVVLHGMTGTGKTDLLKALQEKGYPVVDLEQMANHRGSIFGMIGMGEAHNQKTFDALLFDRLNEIKGANYFIIEAESKRIGRAAQPDEMIAKKSEGIHFLVKSSIPKRVQRIYDEYVHPFKEEAWFEEEVKEKVTKLLRRISQDAATSLQVALKEKNYLDLIEILLIHYYDPRYGHALQEYSGPFHEIDADAPDVLEQLEKKITHAITNSNSGLKI
- the trpC gene encoding indole-3-glycerol phosphate synthase TrpC, with protein sequence MGTILDSIIERKRVEVEELKNAEMDIKESSLPPRSLIKVLREAKNIAIISEFKRASPSKGDINLSLDPARQAKLYARAGASAISVLTDEKGFKGSFSDLRKVREAVDLPILCKDFIVDKIQIDLARFAGADVILLIASALSLEELTELYKYASEQGLECLVEIHDEKDLEKAINIKAQVIGINNRDLKTFEVYHENTEKLGPLVKKAGALLISESGMKTRGDIVRAAAAGANGVLVGETFMTSADLKETFTKFTVPVVRNYHES
- a CDS encoding phosphoribosylanthranilate isomerase, whose amino-acid sequence is MKVKICGIRTVEAALHAVECGTDALGFVFARSKRQTTALEAKKIIETIPEHVWKVGVFVNEDAGEIERIAEFVGLTHIQLHGDEVPADYQSIGLPIIKAVSVKSLEDLERIDALEADYILLDSPPTEYRGGNGSSFEWNLVKAIGKSMKNIILAGGLDPGNISKAISKVNPMMVDVSSGVETNGEKDFAKIQEFINNAKNAGEEEKYVN
- the trpA gene encoding tryptophan synthase subunit alpha, yielding MERIEKALTEKRKKVFVPYIMAGDGGLEALKERLLFLQDSGADAIEIGIPFSDPVADGPTIQKAGIRALARGITVKKVLKDIKSYKTEIKIPLILMTYANPVVAYGIEAFAVDAANAGISGCIIPDLPLEEEELVLAPFKQNDISLIRLVTLTTPKERIKKIAESAAGFIYAVTVTGITGSRNKFSEDLAEFLSFVKSESPVPVLAGFGVSTEEQVEEVCRHCDGVIVGSKIIDLFEQNDLEKIRNLVLSAEKISV
- the trpB gene encoding tryptophan synthase subunit beta; this encodes MSTNTYNLPDEKGHFGNYGGRFVPETLMEAVLELEKEYNRALVDKDFQEELQKLMKDYVGRETPLYLAGNLTEHAGGAKIHLKREDLNHTGAHKINNTVGQALLAVRMGKRKIVAETGAGQHGVATATVCALLNLECVIFMGKEDIRRQQLNVFRMELLGAKVVSVDAGSGTLKDAVNEALRYWVTNVRDTHYILGSVMGPHPFPKMVRDFQSVIGRETKQQFVEKEGKLPDALVACIGGGSNSIGLFYPFIEDESVSIYGVEAAGMGLATDKHAASLTKGKPGVLHGAMMYLLQDDDGQIQEAHSISAGLDYPGIGPEHSHLHDINRVNYESVTDEEALEAFQLLSKLEGIIPALESAHAIAYAVKLAAGMSKDENIVVCLSGRGDKDVQTIKDLMGGME
- a CDS encoding aminodeoxychorismate/anthranilate synthase component II — its product is MILLIDNYDSFTYNLYQYLSELGAEVRTVRNDKITVQEIARMEPEAIVLSPGPGRPEQAGICVEAVKQLASDIPILGICLGHQAIAHAFGSSIIKAKKIRHGKESTLRHNGTSLMKDLEEHPDVMRYHSLVIDPLTLNQVFEVLAQAADDDEIMAIKHKDYHLYGLQFHPESIGTKSGMQILANFLSEIRKEILTYETLS
- a CDS encoding class I SAM-dependent methyltransferase produces the protein MIDSIAKQFEKPKGVLGKLAGTVMYFENRKINKWSIRKLHVEKNDRILEIGYGPGYGIKTLMSSYGSILVDGIDLSDKMRDEATRRNKAWIETGKVHLTTGDVADYQPDHCYSKIISVNNYPLWEKPLISLKRLYKLLESRGRIVLTVQPREEGSTDDTAKQLGEQMKEDLLSTGFANPEISFLKVRPVLTVCVTAEKK